One segment of Allorhodopirellula heiligendammensis DNA contains the following:
- a CDS encoding LptF/LptG family permease: MLTRIQRRIVLDIAVMFFTSLLVITMLVLLVGLVREAMNQGLGPRSILRLIPYTLPNALSMAVPGTALFSVCSVYGRMSADNEFVTMQSVGVSLLPSILPAIVLTTVLSVATVGLINVAFTWGFHGIERVVMSSVESIAYRVLQRERSFQHSGFSITVRGVEGRDLIEPQIKINRPHTDPVTITARTAQMTYQDTAQALEFRITDGSASVGNAASFQFPNTFVQTVPLAATSQDTLLTAHPSHMPMRSLPMASLQQREDLLRREHAMAVNVGFSLLTSRPHRMMDAKSLEREAGATHSRQRLHRLGTEMQRRWASGFTCLAMSMLGIPLAIRMKASDTMTTFGVVFLPTVLVYYPIFALSLDMAKDGRIPSAGVWIANAIFIFAALFLLRRLIYRPV; the protein is encoded by the coding sequence ATGTTAACACGCATTCAGCGGCGGATCGTCCTCGATATCGCAGTCATGTTTTTCACGTCCCTCCTAGTCATCACGATGCTGGTACTGCTAGTCGGTCTGGTTCGAGAAGCCATGAATCAAGGCCTCGGTCCGAGGAGCATTTTGCGATTGATTCCTTACACGCTGCCCAATGCTCTTTCGATGGCAGTCCCCGGCACGGCTCTGTTCAGCGTCTGCTCGGTGTATGGGCGGATGTCTGCGGACAATGAGTTCGTCACCATGCAGTCGGTGGGCGTTTCATTGTTGCCATCAATCTTACCGGCCATCGTGTTAACGACGGTGCTGAGCGTCGCCACAGTTGGATTGATTAACGTCGCTTTTACGTGGGGATTTCATGGCATCGAACGAGTCGTGATGTCTTCGGTTGAGAGCATCGCATACAGAGTCCTCCAGCGGGAACGTAGTTTTCAACACAGTGGCTTCTCAATCACTGTGAGGGGTGTCGAGGGGCGTGATCTCATCGAGCCTCAGATCAAAATCAACCGTCCGCATACGGATCCGGTCACGATTACCGCGCGCACTGCTCAGATGACTTACCAAGACACCGCTCAAGCCCTCGAGTTCCGAATTACAGACGGCTCCGCGTCGGTTGGTAACGCGGCGTCGTTTCAGTTTCCCAACACGTTTGTGCAGACAGTACCGCTCGCCGCCACGTCTCAGGACACCCTGTTGACCGCACATCCTTCTCACATGCCAATGCGCAGTCTGCCGATGGCGTCGCTGCAGCAGCGTGAGGATCTCCTGCGACGTGAGCACGCGATGGCCGTCAATGTCGGGTTTAGTTTGTTGACCTCACGACCTCATCGGATGATGGATGCCAAGTCGCTTGAACGAGAAGCAGGGGCCACCCATAGCCGCCAGCGACTCCATCGCCTCGGAACTGAGATGCAGCGGCGATGGGCCAGCGGTTTTACATGCTTGGCAATGTCGATGTTAGGCATTCCGCTAGCGATCCGCATGAAGGCCTCCGACACAATGACAACGTTCGGAGTCGTGTTTTTGCCGACCGTGCTGGTTTACTATCCGATATTCGCGCTATCGCT